The nucleotide sequence GGAAGAATCTGGGTGGATTTTCTTGCGCCCAACGCAGACAAGGGCAAAGCTCTTGAAGTTCTGCTGAAACACCTGAATATTCCCCCTGAAAACGGCATTGCTTTTGGAGACCAGCAAAATGACACCCAGATGCTCCGGTTTGCAGGCACCGGCTACGCCATGAAAACCGCAGCGCCGGGCGTGGCAGAATATGCGGACCATATCACAGAATCTGTAACAGAAGTCATCCGGAAATTGCTGGCAACAGAATCTGTTTCATAAGCTGACTGTTTCAGACACCTGCTAATACAGGAAATCCCTGACATTTTCATCTGTCACTTTCTGATAAGGCAGATAGATATATTTCTCATTCTCAAATGAAATATCCCTCAGGCCCCTGCCGGTAACAGCGGCAACTGCCAGCCTGGCAATGGCCTGAGCCTGCCCTTCCTTATCATTGTAAACAGTGGCGGCCAGCTTTCCGTCTATGACAGCTTCCAGTCCGGCTTCCGTTCCGTCAATGCCAAAGAACACCGGCAGGGCTGTCTCTGTATAATTCAGCTTCTCATAAGCGTCAATGGCTCCCAGAGCCATGGCGTCGTTATTGGCCAGCACCATTTCAATCTGATTGGGATACTGGCCAAGAAGCTGCTGCATCCGGTTCTGAGCCTGAGCCCGGTCCCAGTTGGCAATTCCGGATCCTGATTTTTCAAGGGAGAATCCTCTGCTTTTCAGGGTATCCACTGCGCTTTCGGTACGGATAATGGCATCCTGATGTCCGGGCTCCCCCTCCAGCACCACATACTGGATTTTCCCATCCCGATTCCGGTCAATCAGACTGTTCTCTTCCATGGCGTCGGCCGCCAGTTCCCCCTGCATCTGACCGGACTGCCGGGCGTCGGCTCCCACATAGTAAATTTTTTCCCACTGCAGCATATCTTCCGCCACCGGCTCCCGGTTAAAAAATATAATGGGAACGTCATGTTCTTTTGCCAAATCTATAATTTCCGACGGGTCCGCCCGGTCCACCAGATTTACACAGAGCACATTGCAGCCCATGTCAATCAGTTCTCTGACCTGATCATCCTGCGTACGCTGGGAGCCCGCCGCGTCCCGCACCATTACCGTAATCTCAATATCTCCGCTTCCCAGATCATCAAATTCCTGCCGCAGACAGGATACCAGTTCACTGAGAAACACATCGCTCTGATTGTAAACGGCAACGCCTGCCTGGATTTTCACCGGAATTTCCGGCTGCTGTCTGCCGCAGCCTCCCAAAAGCAGCAGAACCATGCAGCATACCATTCCTGCTGCCAGATATTCTCTTATTTTCATACTACGCTCCATTCCGCTGCCTTTTGGCTATCTCCTGTTTTACCGTACAGGCATTCCCTCACTGGCTCATGGTAAACAATAATTCCTGATTTTTTTCTGTAAACAGCTCCTCACGGCGCAGTACCGTACAGGCAACTGTCATGCTTTTGGCCCGCTGAAATTGATGCTCCAGACGCTTTGCCAGTTCCGTCAGACTCTGATATCCCATCTGGAATCCATCGGGTACCACCAGACACTGTAATACATCCGTATCAAGATAATAAGCGGCTTCCGTGGAATTCCCAATGCCATATACCAGCGCACCGTGCAAATCATTGGCTGCTGAATATTTTCCGGCAGCCACCGCACTTCTGTCATCCAGTGCAGCCACAAAATCCACCTTTGAAAGGGATTTCAGAATATTTCCTCCCTCTTCTGTAAAAGAACCGGAAACCGACCAGCGCATTTCGGCCCCTCTGTCTTCCAGCACTTCCCGCAGTCCCTGTTCCCGGCTGACAACAGCCTGAGAGCTCCCATCCTCTGAAAGGATTCCGAACGCCTTCCCTTCCAGGTTTTTGCCGTAATCTTTCCATAATTCTTCCGCCAGTGTTTTTCCCGCCAGATAGTTATCCGGCCCTGTCACCGGAAGGGCTGCATCTTCCTCTGCTTCGGAGGCCGGACATACCACAAGCATGATGGGAATTTTTTTGTCCATCTTCCGCAGCATTTCTCCTGTTTCCTGCCCCGGCACAGGCTGTACAATCACAGCGTCTGCTCCTCTGGCAATTTCAGCTTTCAACAGTTCCTGCTCTTCTTCTGTCGTCAGCGTCCCTCCCGTACTGACAATGGACAGCTCCATGTTCCGGTCTTCCGCTGCCATTTTAAGCCCATATTTAAAAGAAGCCCACTGGCTGCTGTCCGAATTCTGAATTACCACAGCAATCTGGTAGCGGCTCTCTCCGCCTTTTTCCAGAAACATGCGAACCACCAGCAGAATCAGCATTACCGCCAGTATGGACTCCACCAGAATAAAAATCTTTTTATTATCCCTCATAAGCTGCTTCCTCTTTGCCCGGCAAATATCCCTGTTCCAGGACTTTCCGGTTTTCCTCCGTATAAAGGACTGCCGGAATACGGATGGAAACCTCTGTTCCCTCGTCCGGCTCGCTGAGTACCGTAAGACCGTATTCTTTTCCAAATAAAATCCGAATCCGGCTGTCCACATTGATAAGCCCTACTCCGGAGCCATGCTGGGGTTTCCTGCTGCTGTCTGTCAGAATCAGGCTGGCGGCCTCCCCGGTCATCCCCATACCGTTATCTGTTACCGACAGAATCACAAAACCATCCGCAAGCCTTCCGGTAACCTGAATCTCTCCGGCGCCTTCCATGCCTGCCACTCCGTAATTGATGGCATTTTCCAGAATGGGCTGCAGAATCAGTTTTACCGTACAGAAAGAATAAATGGCTGAATCCACGTCAAATTTCACCGAAAAAGAATTTTTATAGCGGATTTTCTGAATGTTCATATAGCTTTTCGCATGTTGGAGTTCATCCTTTACCGTGATAATGGTACGCCCTCCGGAAAGGCTGATGCGAAACAGCCTGGCCAGCTCTGAAATCATAAATGCTGCCTCCTCATTCTTTTCATCCTCTACCATCCAGATAATGGAATCCAGCGTATTATAAAGAAAATGAGGATTAATCTGACTCTGCAGTGCATCCAGTTCACTTTTCCTGCGCTCATTCTGCTCCTGAACAATCTCTTTCATCAGCCTGTCAATCTGCTCATAGGAAGTCTGAATGGAAGAACCCAGATGTCTGATTTCCTGAGAACCGCCAATATAGATTTCCGGCATTTCCCCCGCTTCATATCCTCCTACCACCGTATCGTTCAGCTTTAAAATGGGACTGGAAATCCTGACGGATACAATCCGGTTTACAAGCACCAGCATCATTGCCATAAAAAGCATAAAAATTCCGAAAAAGTACCGAAGGCTGAACAATCCGGAAGTGAAAGAAGAATAGGGAATTACCCCCACCAGTTTCCATCCCGTATAGCTGATGGTGTTGACAATTACCTTCCGGTGTTCTCCTTCAAAATATTCATCATAGACGCCGTCTTTGTATCTGGCCGCCTGGACACTGTTTTCATTTCCAATGCCGTTGCTAATCTGAATCTGGCGGTTGTGATAAATAATCTGCCCGTTGCTGTCACAAAGATAAAAATGCTGCCCGCTGCCGGATTCATTCATCTTCCTCATCATCCGTTCTATGACGGAATAGTCCATATCCACCAGAAGCACACCAAACCGGGAACTTCCGTTGTCTGTCAGTTCCACCGCACGGCTCAGGGAAATGACCCAATAGTACCTGAGGGCCCCGTCGTCAAAGAGATTCTGTATATGAGGCGTGGAAAAATGCATGTTTTCCATTTCCTCCTGAGCCTTCTCATACCAGCCCTGCCTGGTAATATTGGGGTCTTCTTTCTGCAATACCACCGGCTCTGCCGCCATCAGGCTCCCGTATTCATTGTAAACGGCCACACTGTGCAGATTCTCCCGATTCGCCCCATACAAAAGGTTCATTCCCTGCTGAATTTCCTGAAGCTGCCGGGAAAAATCCTTTTCTTTAATCACATTATAGTAAATGGAATCCGACACCCTGCGCATACTGACCAGATAATCCTCCAGATTTTCTCCTGCCTGCTCCATCAGCTTCTGTGTTCCCGATACAATTTCCTGACGGGCCGAAGCTGAAAACCTGATATACATCACGACCCCAAGAATCAGCAGAATGGAAAGGGATATCACGGAAAATACAACCATGATAGTGGACTGGATTCCCCACAGTTCCGGTTTTTTCAGATATCTGAAATGTTTATTTTTCACTCTCCTCATGCTCCGTTCTGTATTTTGACGGGGACGTCCCAAACCGTTTTTTAAACACATAACTGAAATAATTCGGGTCAGAATATCCCACCTGACTGGCTATCATATAGCTTTTCTCATTGGTTTCAATCAGAAGACGCGCTGCCCGGTCCAGCCGGTAATCTGTGAGATACCCTACAAATGAACTGCCTGTCTCCTTCTTAAATACCGTGGAAAAGTAAGAATTCGACACGCCCAGAAAGGCACAGATATCATCCAGGGACAGCTTTTCGTCCGCATAATGATTCTGTACATACTCTCTGGCCCTGGCAACCAGAGATTCCGTGGAGTTGCTCCGCACACGAATCAACTGTTCCCGGAAAGAAAGGCTCACCTCCAGCAGCCAGTTCTTCCACGCATCCGGCTCCATATCCAGCAGACTCCCGTACAGCCGGCCCATATCCTCTGTATTCTCTCCCATTGTAATACCATTATTTGCGGAAAACCGCAGAAGCATACTCAGCAGTTCCATCCGGTCCATATAGTGCTGCTGCAGGGATTTATCCGTAAAGGAAGTATGGTGAAAATACCGGTTCACTGCTTCTGCAATCTCTTCTGCAGAACCCACCCGTATCATACGAAACAGATCCGACAGTTCCGTCTCGTTGGAAGTAACGGACCTGTCCATTTTCTGCGGAACAATTTCTTTGATGTTGATAGCTCTGGAGGCGCCGTATACCGCCCGGTAGGAAACAGCTTCTCTGGCGCTGCTGTAGGACCGGGGCAAATCCAGAATATTTCCGCAAATCTGCCCGATTCCCACGGTGACCACAGCTCCCAGCATCCGTCTGGCATACCGGCAGAACCGGTCGCATTCATCCGTCAGCTCCCATCCTTCATTTTCATCTTCCAATTGCAGAATCAGCACCGTATTCCCAAGATAAGAGAAACTTTTCGCCTGCCATTTCCTGCCCAGCCGCTCCTTTGCATGTTCCCGGACAGAAGCAGCCAGCAGCAGCGGATCTATCGCTCCCGCTTCCTGGCTGGAGGAAGTATGAATCACAAGACAGCAGAAAAACGGGCCCGGAAAGGATAACTGGCAATCCGAAAGATATCTGGAAAGTTCATCTTCATGCACTCTTCCTTCAATCAGACCGGAATAGAAATCCGCACGCAGGATAGGCAGCGATTCCAGATAATACTTTTCCAGAGTTTCCACACTGCGCTTCTCACTGATTTCCTGGTCCAGCTTGCGTTTCAATCTGGCAAACACGGATTTCAGTTCCGCAGAATTCATGGGTTTTAAAATATATTCTTCCACCTCCAGGTGAATGGCTTCTTTCGCATATTCAAATTCATCAAATCCGGTAAACAGCAGAATCCTGGTGGCCGGAAATTCAGCTTTCACACGATGGGCCAGTTCCATACCGTCCATATAAGGCATTTTAATATCTGTCACCAGCACATCCGGCTGAAATTCTTCCATCAGTTCCAGAGCCTTCACCCCATTGCCTGCTGAGCCAATCACGGAAAATCCCAGTTCTTCCCAGTTGATTTTACGCATAATGACCTGTACCACTTCTTCTTCGTCGTCCACTAAAAGTACCGTATACATATTCTTACCTTCTCTCAGATTCTGCTTTCTGTGATTCTGCTTTCTTTTTTTCTTTATTATAACAAAGGGGATAAAAAAAGTAAACGACGCTGTCAGAGCTGAGCCCGGCTTCTTTTCATTATTTTTTTACAGTCTCTTGCATTATCTTTTGAATATTGTAAAACTCGGTTTGTCCGAGGGCAACAAATTTGATATCTAAAAACAGGCCCGCCGTCCGGCGGGCCTGTTTCACATATTCTTACACAGAATTATTTCTTCTGTACATATTTCAGACAGTCAAGAGTTACTGCTGCGATAATGATAATACCTTCAAATACAAACTGCAGGTTTGTATCAATTCCAAGAATGGTAAGAGAATAGGTAAGGGCTGTAAAAATCAGCACACCTACTACCACGCCGGAAATCTTTCCGATACCACCGGTAAAGGAAACACCGCCCACTACGCAGGCTGCAATGGCGTCCATATCCCAGCCCTGTCCATAAGCTGCGGAACCGGAACCAACCATTCTGGCACATTCCAGCCAGGAACCGAAACCATACAGTACGCCTGCCAGCATAAATGCGCCCATGGTTACCTTGAATACGGAAATACCGGATACGGATGCAGCTTCCGGATTTCCGCCTACTGCATACAGGTTCTTTCCGAATGTGGTCTTATTCCAGATAAACCAGATAATTGCGATGGCTGCAACTGCCCAGAGAATAATGGTTGGGAACCCATTAATCTTGGGAATAATCATATTCGGAATCACCGGTTCAATGGCTCCGAAGGATACACCTTTGGTAGCATAGGTAATGATACCGAAAATCATCAGCATGTTCGCCATGGTTGAAATAAAGGGGTGCATCTTGAATTTGGCAGTAAAGAACCCGGCCAGCGAGGTAAAGCAGGTACACAGGAAAATACATGCCACCAGTGCAAAAATAACACGTACAATAACAGGAAGCCCTGTAAAGTCAAATATATGGCCGAACACTCCTCCGGTATTGATTCCCTGGTGCATGATAATAGTAGCTGTGGTCATACCCATACCAACCATACGCCCGATGGAGAGGTCCGTACCGGTAAGTAAAATCAGTCCTGCAACGCCAAGGGCAAGGAACATACGCGGGGAAGCCTGCTGCAGAATATTTAATACGTTATTATAAGTAAGCAGCGGAGTATTCTTCACAATAGGAGTAATCACACACAATGCCACGAAAATCAGCACAATGACAATATACAGTCCGTTCCGCAGGAAGAAAGATCTGCGGTTAAAGGTATATTTGTAATTCTCCCATTTCTGAGCCCGTGCTTCCATAAATGTAAATTTGGACATGCGCAGCATATCAATCAGATGATATCTGTGAGCATACGCCGCATGTTTTCTGTCCTTAATCTGCTGGAGATCCTTTTCCAGCTCCATTTTGGCAGCGAAGAGACGATTCTTGTGCACATACTTTTCATCTTTGATTTCATTATGGTCAGAAAGTTTTGCCAGAGCTTCTTTGTGCTCTTTTTCCAGCCGCTCCACTTCCCTGGAGTATTTCGCCTTTGCCTCTGCTTTTTCCCGCTCGCAGCTTTCTTTTACCGGCTGGAAATACTCTTTATCATAACTGGCTTTCAGATACTCTTCTGCCTGAGTAATTAATTTTGCAATCTGGTCTTTGTTTTTGGCCTCAACTGCTCTGGCCTGTTCCAGCTCTGTCTGGTATCTGGCAATTGCAGCGTCCTTTTCCGCCTTTGTATAAATGCGGTCTCTCTTTACAGCATCAATCTCATTCTGAACAGAGATAACCTTATTTGTACCCTCAGCTCTTAAGCTGTCAATTTCTTTCTGAATTGCACCGGCACGATCATCAATTGGCTTACGCAGCTTCAGTTCCTGCTCAGCCGTAAGAATTTTATTATCCATATTCCTCTTTCCTCCCTACAGGTATTTGGCGCTGAGCCTTAAGAGTTCTTCCTGATTTGTCTCATTTGTATTTACAATTCCGGAAAGATGTCCGTTTGACATGACGCCAATCCGATTGGTAATTCCCAGAATCTCCGGCATCTCAGAGGAAACCACGATAATGGTCTTTCCCTGTTTTGCCATATTGATAATCAGCTCGTAAATCTCATATTTCGCGCCTACATCAATTCCTCTTGTGGGTTCGTCCATCATAAAAATCTGCGGGCCGCGCTCCAGCCATTTTCCGAAAATTACTTTCTGCTGGTTTCCGCCGGAAAGATTTGCAATCATGTCCTCCGGACCCATGCATTTCGTATGCATAACCTTAATCTCATTGGCGGTAGCCTTTGTCATCTTCTGGTTATCAAGGGCAAGACCGGATTTATACTCAGAAAGATTTGCAATGGTAGTATTAAAAATAAGATTGCCTTTTATGAACAGCCCGTTGGCCTTCCGTTCCTCCGTAATCAGGGCAAAACCGTGTTCCATGGCCTCCAGCGCGCTGTTAAAATTCATCAGGCGGTCTTTAAAATACACACGTCCGGCTGCTCTGGTACGGATTCCGAAAATCGTTTCCAGAAGTTCCGTACGTCCGGCTCCCACCAGTCCGTACAGTCCGAAGATTTCTCCCTCTTTTACATCAAAGGAAATATCCTGCAAATGGGGCTCAAACTTGGTAGACAGGTTCTGAATGGATAAAATCACATCTTTCGGCGTATTGTCCACCGGCGGGAAACGGTTCTCAAGAGAACGCCCAACCATTGCCGCAATCAGTTCGTTCATATCCGTGTCTTTTGCAGCCTTTGTCATAACAAGGTTACCGTCACGGAGCACGGATATTTCATCGCAAATCTCAAAAATCTCATCCATTTTATGAGAAATGTAAATCAGGGAAATTCCCTGGGATTTTAACATCCGCATCATTTCAAAAAGTTTATCCACTTCCTGCACCGTCAGGGAGGAGGTAGGCTCATCCAGTACAATTACTTTCGAGTTATAGGAAATTGCCTTTGCAATTTCACACATCTGTCTCTGCGACACTGACATGTTCCGCATGGGCTGGGTCAGGTTTACCGTCATTCCCAGTTTCCGGAACAGCTCGGAGGCTTCCTTTTTCATTCGGCCTTCGTCTATAATTCCCATGGAATTCACGGGATAACGCCCAAGGAACAGGTTGTCAATGACATTTCTCTCCAGACACTGATTCAGTTCCTGATGCACCATTGCAATTCCGTTCTCCAGTGCGTCTTTCGGTCCTGAGAAACTTACTTCCCTGCCGTCAAGAAAAACATTGCCCTCATCCTTCTGGTACGTTCCGAACAGGCATTTCATCATTGTTGACTTTCCTGCACCGTTTTCACCCATCAGCCCCATAACCGTACCGCGCTTAATATCCAGATTGATATGGTCCAGCACCCGGTTCCGGCCAAAGGATTTGCTCATGCCCCGTATCGATAAGACGGTATTATCTTTCTTATCTGCCATTTTCGTTACTCCTGTATGCATAATTGATAGTTACAAGTTACAAAAAGTTCCTGTATAAAGGGCTGCCAGAAAGTTTTCCTTCCTGGCAGCCCGGCTTTGCATAATGGCAGCTTACTGACTAAGCAAAGATGTATAGGAAGCTGCATTGTCTGTTTTAACCATGTTGATGGCAAATGCATCATACTGGCCTGGATTTCCAAGACGGTTTGTAATATTGGACTCTGTCTGTCCGTCACCGCCGATATACTCAACTTCAAGGTTCAGAACATCATCATAATTCTGAAGCAGAGGCTGATAAGTAGAACTTAAGAAGTTATCGGAAGCATTGTAGATATTCAGCCATACTTTTTTGGATGCATGGGAGCCTTCGTCAAGCTGGTTTGATACCGGCTCATAAATCTTGGTGGAATCTGTGAAATCCTGATAGTTGTCAGCAGTAACTGCTACGTTCAGTGCGTAGTAGGAACGTTCTTCTTCTCTGTATACATATACGTCGTCTGTCAGAACATTTCCTGCTTCGTCAGCAGTTCCGATTCCTGTATCAATGTCAACGCCGTCCAGAGCATTACGCAGAACTCTCAGAGTCAGATAAGCCTGTACGTCTGCGTGCTGGCTGATGGTTCCGCCATATCCTTCTGCAATGGCTGCAACTGCGTCGCTGTTTGCATCATAACCAAAAGTAGGAACTTTGTTGTCCTTGGACCATGCGTTGAACATGGACATTCCCATACCGTCATTATTGGAAACTACAACGTCAATCTGCTCACCGAAAGAAGAAGACCATGTGCCGATTGCGTTTCCTGCTGTAGCTGCATCCCATGTAGCTCCTGCAGAGTTCTTCATTTCCTGAGAAGCAAGCTCGCGAACCACATATTTCTTGCCGCCGACTTCAATCTCGCCATCCTGTACCATGGTTGCTGTTCCGTCTGTGTTGGTACCAGCAGGATCACTGTTGATATTGCCGTCTTTTTCCACTGCTGTTCCAAGAGCCTTACGAACGCCTCTGGTACGTGCGATGGAATCGTTGTGTCCGATATCGCCGATTGCCAGAACGTAGCCGATGGTTCCGTCGCCGTTGCGGTCAATTTCATCAATGTGCGCTTCAATATATTCTTTTACCATGGTTCCCTGAAGTTCCGCACCCTGGTTTGCATCAAAACCAACATAATATGTATTGGCATTGAAATTCAGAGCTGCTGTATCCAGTTCTCCGGTGGAGCTGTTGGAAGGCTGGCGGTTGAACCATACCAGAGGTTTGTCTTTATTTGCAGTATCCCCTGTGGAACCGGCATCTTCGGAACCTGCGTCGTCACCTGCGTCTGCTGCGGGCTCCTGGGTATCCTCTTTCTTATCTGTCTCTGCCGGAGCATTGCCGCCGCTGTTATTGCCGCACGCTGCAAGGGAGAGTCCCAGTGCCAGTGCCAGAGTTACCGAAACAAATTTCTTTTTCATAATGAATATCTCCTTTCCTCCTGCGCTGTCCGCGCCTTGTTGATAGTGACAGTATAGACCATGTGTCCGGAAGAAAACATAGAATATTTTTCACTTAACATTGAAATTTATATGATATTATTTTCGTCATATATAACAATATTTGCCAGATTATGTATAATTTTTACAGCAATAACAATAAAAAAGCGGGCAGGCCCGCTTTTTTATTGCATCTGCAGCAATGCTTTACGTTTATATAATGGTCAGAATTCCAATGGATTTCAGCAGCAGAATCACCAGAAGAACCGGAGCCGCATAACGTATCATAATAATATACAGCTGCTTTCTGCCGAATCTGCATCCTGTCTTTTCCACTTCGTCTATGATGGTCCGGGGCTTCACAATCCATCCAATCAGAATACAGGTTCCGATTGCCACCAGGGGCATCAGGCAGTTGTTGCTGATATAATCCATAATATCCAGAATCTGGGCATGGGCTCCGTTGGGCAGTTCAATGTCAAAATACAGTTTGTTGTAGCCAAGACATACCAGAAGGCCTCCTGCCAGCGCAATCACTGTCTCCAGAACCGTTGCCTTTACCCTGGACATATGAAACTGGTCCATAAAACTGGAAACCACTGCTTCCATAACTGATACCGCACTGGTCAGAGCCGCAAAGAGCACCATGGCAAAAAACAACGCTCCTATAAAACCTCCTATTTTTCCCATATGGGAAAATACTTTCGGCAGAGATACAAACATCAGGCTGGGCCCGGAAGCCTCCATTCCCTCTCTTCCCATAAAGGTAAACACTGCCGGAATAATCATAACTCCTGCCAGAAATGCCACTGCTGTATCAAAAATTTCTATCTGGTTAATGGAACGCACCAGATTTGCATCATCTTTCACATAGGAACCGTATGTGATCATAATTCCCATGGCCACGCTGAGGCTGAAAAACAGCTGCCCCATAGCGTCCAGC is from Lachnospiraceae bacterium JLR.KK002 and encodes:
- a CDS encoding galactoside ABC transporter permease, producing the protein MDNKILTAEQELKLRKPIDDRAGAIQKEIDSLRAEGTNKVISVQNEIDAVKRDRIYTKAEKDAAIARYQTELEQARAVEAKNKDQIAKLITQAEEYLKASYDKEYFQPVKESCEREKAEAKAKYSREVERLEKEHKEALAKLSDHNEIKDEKYVHKNRLFAAKMELEKDLQQIKDRKHAAYAHRYHLIDMLRMSKFTFMEARAQKWENYKYTFNRRSFFLRNGLYIVIVLIFVALCVITPIVKNTPLLTYNNVLNILQQASPRMFLALGVAGLILLTGTDLSIGRMVGMGMTTATIIMHQGINTGGVFGHIFDFTGLPVIVRVIFALVACIFLCTCFTSLAGFFTAKFKMHPFISTMANMLMIFGIITYATKGVSFGAIEPVIPNMIIPKINGFPTIILWAVAAIAIIWFIWNKTTFGKNLYAVGGNPEAASVSGISVFKVTMGAFMLAGVLYGFGSWLECARMVGSGSAAYGQGWDMDAIAACVVGGVSFTGGIGKISGVVVGVLIFTALTYSLTILGIDTNLQFVFEGIIIIAAVTLDCLKYVQKK
- a CDS encoding galactose ABC transporter substrate-binding protein; translated protein: MKIREYLAAGMVCCMVLLLLGGCGRQQPEIPVKIQAGVAVYNQSDVFLSELVSCLRQEFDDLGSGDIEITVMVRDAAGSQRTQDDQVRELIDMGCNVLCVNLVDRADPSEIIDLAKEHDVPIIFFNREPVAEDMLQWEKIYYVGADARQSGQMQGELAADAMEENSLIDRNRDGKIQYVVLEGEPGHQDAIIRTESAVDTLKSRGFSLEKSGSGIANWDRAQAQNRMQQLLGQYPNQIEMVLANNDAMALGAIDAYEKLNYTETALPVFFGIDGTEAGLEAVIDGKLAATVYNDKEGQAQAIARLAVAAVTGRGLRDISFENEKYIYLPYQKVTDENVRDFLY
- a CDS encoding substrate-binding domain-containing protein; amino-acid sequence: MKKKFVSVTLALALGLSLAACGNNSGGNAPAETDKKEDTQEPAADAGDDAGSEDAGSTGDTANKDKPLVWFNRQPSNSSTGELDTAALNFNANTYYVGFDANQGAELQGTMVKEYIEAHIDEIDRNGDGTIGYVLAIGDIGHNDSIARTRGVRKALGTAVEKDGNINSDPAGTNTDGTATMVQDGEIEVGGKKYVVRELASQEMKNSAGATWDAATAGNAIGTWSSSFGEQIDVVVSNNDGMGMSMFNAWSKDNKVPTFGYDANSDAVAAIAEGYGGTISQHADVQAYLTLRVLRNALDGVDIDTGIGTADEAGNVLTDDVYVYREEERSYYALNVAVTADNYQDFTDSTKIYEPVSNQLDEGSHASKKVWLNIYNASDNFLSSTYQPLLQNYDDVLNLEVEYIGGDGQTESNITNRLGNPGQYDAFAINMVKTDNAASYTSLLSQ
- a CDS encoding sensor histidine kinase, which translates into the protein MRRVKNKHFRYLKKPELWGIQSTIMVVFSVISLSILLILGVVMYIRFSASARQEIVSGTQKLMEQAGENLEDYLVSMRRVSDSIYYNVIKEKDFSRQLQEIQQGMNLLYGANRENLHSVAVYNEYGSLMAAEPVVLQKEDPNITRQGWYEKAQEEMENMHFSTPHIQNLFDDGALRYYWVISLSRAVELTDNGSSRFGVLLVDMDYSVIERMMRKMNESGSGQHFYLCDSNGQIIYHNRQIQISNGIGNENSVQAARYKDGVYDEYFEGEHRKVIVNTISYTGWKLVGVIPYSSFTSGLFSLRYFFGIFMLFMAMMLVLVNRIVSVRISSPILKLNDTVVGGYEAGEMPEIYIGGSQEIRHLGSSIQTSYEQIDRLMKEIVQEQNERRKSELDALQSQINPHFLYNTLDSIIWMVEDEKNEEAAFMISELARLFRISLSGGRTIITVKDELQHAKSYMNIQKIRYKNSFSVKFDVDSAIYSFCTVKLILQPILENAINYGVAGMEGAGEIQVTGRLADGFVILSVTDNGMGMTGEAASLILTDSSRKPQHGSGVGLINVDSRIRILFGKEYGLTVLSEPDEGTEVSIRIPAVLYTEENRKVLEQGYLPGKEEAAYEG
- a CDS encoding sugar ABC transporter substrate-binding protein — encoded protein: MRDNKKIFILVESILAVMLILLVVRMFLEKGGESRYQIAVVIQNSDSSQWASFKYGLKMAAEDRNMELSIVSTGGTLTTEEEQELLKAEIARGADAVIVQPVPGQETGEMLRKMDKKIPIMLVVCPASEAEEDAALPVTGPDNYLAGKTLAEELWKDYGKNLEGKAFGILSEDGSSQAVVSREQGLREVLEDRGAEMRWSVSGSFTEEGGNILKSLSKVDFVAALDDRSAVAAGKYSAANDLHGALVYGIGNSTEAAYYLDTDVLQCLVVPDGFQMGYQSLTELAKRLEHQFQRAKSMTVACTVLRREELFTEKNQELLFTMSQ
- a CDS encoding response regulator, with amino-acid sequence MYTVLLVDDEEEVVQVIMRKINWEELGFSVIGSAGNGVKALELMEEFQPDVLVTDIKMPYMDGMELAHRVKAEFPATRILLFTGFDEFEYAKEAIHLEVEEYILKPMNSAELKSVFARLKRKLDQEISEKRSVETLEKYYLESLPILRADFYSGLIEGRVHEDELSRYLSDCQLSFPGPFFCCLVIHTSSSQEAGAIDPLLLAASVREHAKERLGRKWQAKSFSYLGNTVLILQLEDENEGWELTDECDRFCRYARRMLGAVVTVGIGQICGNILDLPRSYSSAREAVSYRAVYGASRAINIKEIVPQKMDRSVTSNETELSDLFRMIRVGSAEEIAEAVNRYFHHTSFTDKSLQQHYMDRMELLSMLLRFSANNGITMGENTEDMGRLYGSLLDMEPDAWKNWLLEVSLSFREQLIRVRSNSTESLVARAREYVQNHYADEKLSLDDICAFLGVSNSYFSTVFKKETGSSFVGYLTDYRLDRAARLLIETNEKSYMIASQVGYSDPNYFSYVFKKRFGTSPSKYRTEHEESEK
- a CDS encoding sodium-dependent transporter, whose product is MEKEKNRHSFSGSIGFVLAAAGSAVGLGNIWRFPYLAAKDGGGLFLVIYLILALTFGFTLLTTEIAIGRKTKQSPLTAYGKLKEKWKFLGVLACLVPVIIMPYYCVIGGWVVKYFLAYLAGDGGSAAADGYFTGYITGTVEPLVFMMVFLLVVAVIIFRGVNHGIESFSKILMPLLLLMVVGIAVFSLTISATDETGATRTGLEGFLIYVVPSFEGLTLKGFFTVLLDAMGQLFFSLSVAMGIMITYGSYVKDDANLVRSINQIEIFDTAVAFLAGVMIIPAVFTFMGREGMEASGPSLMFVSLPKVFSHMGKIGGFIGALFFAMVLFAALTSAVSVMEAVVSSFMDQFHMSRVKATVLETVIALAGGLLVCLGYNKLYFDIELPNGAHAQILDIMDYISNNCLMPLVAIGTCILIGWIVKPRTIIDEVEKTGCRFGRKQLYIIMIRYAAPVLLVILLLKSIGILTII
- a CDS encoding sugar ABC transporter ATP-binding protein — its product is MADKKDNTVLSIRGMSKSFGRNRVLDHINLDIKRGTVMGLMGENGAGKSTMMKCLFGTYQKDEGNVFLDGREVSFSGPKDALENGIAMVHQELNQCLERNVIDNLFLGRYPVNSMGIIDEGRMKKEASELFRKLGMTVNLTQPMRNMSVSQRQMCEIAKAISYNSKVIVLDEPTSSLTVQEVDKLFEMMRMLKSQGISLIYISHKMDEIFEICDEISVLRDGNLVMTKAAKDTDMNELIAAMVGRSLENRFPPVDNTPKDVILSIQNLSTKFEPHLQDISFDVKEGEIFGLYGLVGAGRTELLETIFGIRTRAAGRVYFKDRLMNFNSALEAMEHGFALITEERKANGLFIKGNLIFNTTIANLSEYKSGLALDNQKMTKATANEIKVMHTKCMGPEDMIANLSGGNQQKVIFGKWLERGPQIFMMDEPTRGIDVGAKYEIYELIINMAKQGKTIIVVSSEMPEILGITNRIGVMSNGHLSGIVNTNETNQEELLRLSAKYL